In Melospiza georgiana isolate bMelGeo1 chromosome 15, bMelGeo1.pri, whole genome shotgun sequence, one genomic interval encodes:
- the GFPT2 gene encoding glutamine--fructose-6-phosphate aminotransferase [isomerizing] 2, which produces MCGIFAYLNYRVPRTRKEIYETLIKGLQRLEYRGYDSAGVAIDGNNNEDKERFIKLVKKRGKVKALEEELYKQDDLDSKTDFETHFGIAHTRWATHGVPSAINSHPQRSDKRNEFVVIHNGIITNYKDLRKFLESKGYEFESETDTETIPKLIKYMYDNRESEDTSFSALVERVIQQLEGAFALVFKSIHYPGEAVATRRGSPLLIGVRSKYKLSTEQIPVLYRTCNIENVKNICNSQMKRLDSSTCLHAVGDKAVEFFFASDASAIIEHTNRVIFLEDDDIAAVTDGKLSIHRLERSASDDPSRAIQTLQMELQQIMKGNFSAFMQKEIFEQPESVVNTMRGRVNFESSTVLLGGLKDHLKEIRRCRRLIIIGCGTSYHAAVATRQVLEELTELPVMVELASDFLDRNTPVFRDDVCFFISQSGETADTLMALRYCKERRALTVGITNTVGSSISRETDCGVHINAGPEIGVASTKAYTSQFVSLVMFGLMMSEDRISLQKRRQEIISGLKSLPEMIKEVLSLDEKIHDLALELYKQRSLLVMGRGYNYATCLEGALKIKEITYMHSEGILAGELKHGPLALIDKQMPVIMVIMKDPCFTKCQNALQQVTARQGRPIILCSKEDTESSKFAYKTIELPHTVDCLQGVLSVIPLQLLSFHLAVLRGYDVDFPRNLAKSVTVE; this is translated from the exons GAATTTTTGCTTATCTAAACTACAGAGTGCCCCGAACTAGGAAGGAAATATATGAAACCCTGATAAAAGGATTACAGAGACTGGAATACAGAGGCTATGACTCTGCAG GAGTGGCAATTGATGGAAATAACAATGAAGATAAAGAAAGATTCATCAAACTGGttaagaaaagaggaaaagtaaaGGCCCTGGAAGAAGAGTTGTACA AACAAGATGACCTGGATTcaaaaacagattttgaaaCACATTTTGGAATTGCTCATACTCGCTGGGCGACCCACGGAGTACCAAGTGCAATAAACAGTCACCCTCAGAGATCAGATAAAAGGAATG aatTTGTTGTCATCCATAATGGAATCATCACAAACTATAAGGACCTGAGAAAATTTCTG GAGAGCAAAGGATATGAATTTGAATCTGAAACAGATACAGAAACAATCCCCAAATTGATCAAGTACATGTATGACAACAGAGAGAGTGAAGACACCAGTTTTTCAGCCTTGGTAGAGAGAGTTATTCAACAGTTG GAAGGTGCTTTTGCATTGGTTTTCAAGAGCATCCATTACCCAGGTGAAGCTGTTGCTACCAG gAGAGGGAGTCCTTTGCTCATTGGGGTTAGGAGCAAGTACAAACTCTCAACTGAACAGATTCCAGTTTTGTATAGAACAT GCAACATTGAGAATGTGAAGAACATCTGCAACTCCCAAATGAAAAGACTGGACAGCTCAACCTGCCTTCATGCTGTTGGGGATAAGGCAGTGGAATTCTTCTTTGCTTCAGATGCAAG tgCCATCATTGAGCACACCAACAGAGTGATTTTCTTAGAAGATGATGACATTGCAGCTGTAACTGACGGGAAGCTCTCGATTCACCGCCTGGAGCGCTCAGCTAGTGATGATCCTTCCCGGGCCATCCAGACCTTGCAGATGGAATTGCAGCAAATCATGAAGG GTAACTTCAGTGCCTTCATGCAAAAGGAAATTTTTGAACAACCAGAATCAGTTGTCAACACAATGAGAGGCAGGGTGAATTTTGAGAGCAGCACAG TTCTGCTGGGGGGGCTGAAGGATCATTTGAAAGAAATCAGAAGGTGCCGAAGACTGATCATTATTGGCTGTGGGACCAGTTACCACGCTGCAGTGGCT ACTCGACAAGTCCTGGAAGAATTAACTGAATTACCAGTGATGGTGGAACTTGCCAGTGACTTCCTGGATAGGAACACACCTGTATTCAGGGATGATGTGTGCTTTTTTATAAGCCAGTCAG GTGAAACTGCAGATACACTGATGGCCCTGAGGTACTGTAAAGAACGCCGTGCTCTGACAGTTGGCATCACAAACACAGTTGGAAGTTCAATATCCAGGGAGACTGACTGTGGTGTGCACATCAATGCAGGGCCTGAGATTGGTGTGGCAAGCACAAAG gccTATACCAGCCAATTCGTGTCTCTTGTAATGTTTGGCCTAATGATGTCTGAAGACAGAATTTCCTTGCAGAAAAGGAGACAGGAAATCATAAGTGGACTAAAATCATTGCCAG AAATGATTAAAGAAGTCTTGTCCTTGGATGAGAAGATCCATGATTTGGCTCTTGAACTGTACAAACAGAGATCGTTGCTGGTTATGGGCCGGGGGTATAATTACGCCACGTGTCTGGAAGGAGCTTTG aaaataaaagaaatcacCTATATGCATTCAGAAGGTATCCTGGCTGGTGAGCTGAAACATGGGCCCTTGGCCCTAATAGATAAACAAATGCCTGTTATCATGGTGATCATGAAGGATCCTTGCTTTACCAAGTGCCAGAATGCCCTGCAACAGGTCACTGCTCGGCAG ggtCGTCCAATCATTCTGTGTTCTAAAGAAGACACTGAAAGCTCAAAATTTGCCTACAAAACCATTGAGCTGCCTCATACAGTTGACTGCCTTCAAGGAGTGTTGAGTGTCATTCCTCTTCAGTTACTTTCATTTCACCTGGCTGTTCTCAGAGGATATGAT GTGGACTTCCCAAGAAATTTGGCCAAATCTGTGACTGTAGAGTAA